A genomic region of Miscanthus floridulus cultivar M001 chromosome 3, ASM1932011v1, whole genome shotgun sequence contains the following coding sequences:
- the LOC136544948 gene encoding terpene synthase 10-like, producing the protein MHALIDCVHHRYISIMALPVGSPVVVCSDSNSSDHHRHQRVQQVVVESPAALQLHLHRRRSANYEPNTWDYDSICSLLSRRPLHHELLPRPRPRPLPLGSQQEEQEADNDAIASHLQLVATSNTDIISSEMESSVQASLKDSVRRMLLVLQEKEHDDVRSSLLLKTIHQLQSLGIAYHFHQEAKDILMSMHQHHGHGLGTHRDLDLHSAALLFRMLRELGIPASTDMLMSALREEGDKITDSDALLAVYQASYLAFPGDTVLDQARAFAVGKLAGRDDDSDCTHLLLPLPLPLQWTAPRLQAMWSLKDDDHNKSVAVDPAILQLAQLDFNLVQALHRRELAEVTRWWKESRLGEYSFARDRVVECFFCAACIAPEPHLAECREVLAKTGALIVHLDDIYDVHGTMDELQAFTDAIASWEHRDDDDSAVVMGMALPEYMKAMYSAIWTTSAAAADRVLEKHGYDMLPLYKKAWHELCKAFLVEAQWQQQGHMPSFAEYVSNGWITSTGPLLLLHALPAAAAVPPITQANGDANNGAAAGIDYPRLVELSSTIFRLCNDCASHEAESERGDAPSSIDCCMAEPWCAGGEEQARTAVQGIIAETWKALNWEVVVAAASGSGGNDPSCCSSSATETTESMTTMANLCLNLARIVHCIYQDGDGITSPTHRMKQMVKDLLFNPIHHVL; encoded by the exons ATGCATGCATTGATCGACTGCGTGCATCATCGATATATATCGATCATGGCGTTGCCTGTTGGGAGCCCCGTCGTCGTGTGCTCCGACTCCAACTCATcggaccaccaccgccaccaacgGGTACAGCAGGTCGTCGTCGAGTCGCCGGCCGCGTTGCAGTTGCACTTGCACAGGCGGCGGTCGGCCAACTACGAGCCCAACACTTGGGACTACGACTCCATCTGCTCGCTACTCAGCCGCCGCCCGCTCCACCATGAGTTgctccctcgccctcgccctcgccctctccctctcggcagccaacaagaagaacaagaagccgACAACGACGCTATCGCCAGCCACCTGCAGCTG GTGGCTACTAGCAATACAGATATTATTAGCAGCGAGATGGAGTCGTCGGTCCAAGCAAGCTTGAAGGACAGCGTCAGGCGTATGCTGCTGGTACTCCAGGAGAAGGAGCACGACGACGTCAGAAGCAGTCTGCTGCTGAAGACCATCCATCAGCTGCAGAGCCTTGGAATAGCCTACCATTTCCACCAAGAGGCAAAAGACATCCTCATGTCCATGCACCAGCACCATGGGCATGGACTTGGAACCCACCGTGACCTTGACCTGCATTCAGCTGCGCTTCTTTTCAGAATGCTCCGAGAACTGGGCATTCCTGCATCCACAG ACATGCTGATGAGTGCATTGAGAGAGGAAGGCGACAAGATAACTGACAGCGACGCACTGCTCGCTGTGTACCAAGCTTCATATCTCGCCTTCCCGGGAGACACGGTCCTGGACCAAGCAAGAGCGTTCGCCGTCGGCAAGCTAGCAGGACGTGACGATGACTCTGACTGCACCCACCTGCtgttgccgttgccgttgccgttaCAATGGACAGCTCCGAGGCTACAGGCCATGTGGTCGCTCAAGGACGACGACCATAACAAGAGTGTCGCCGTCGATCCGGCCATCCTGCAGCTGGCCCAGTTGGACTTCAACCTGGTGCAGGCTCTCCACCGGCGAGAGCTCGCGGAGGTGACGCGGTGGTGGAAGGAGAGCCGCCTGGGCGAGTACTCCTTCGCGAGGGACCGCGTCGTGGAGTGCTTCTTCTGCGCCGCCTGCATCGCGCCGGAGCCGCACCTGGCGGAGTGCAGGGAGGTGCTGGCCAAGACCGGCGCCCTCATCGTCCACCTCGACGACATCTACGACGTGCACGGCACCATGGACGAGCTCCAGGCCTTCACCGATGCCATCGCCAGCTGGGAGCACCGCGACGACGACGACAGTGCCGTCGTCATGGGTATGGCGCTGCCGGAGTACATGAAGGCCATGTACTCAGCCATCTGGACAACTTCGGCCGCCGCAGCAGATCGCGTGCTCGAGAAACATGGATACGACATGCTTCCACTCTACAAGAAGGCG TGGCACGAACTGTGCAAGGCGTTCCTGGTGGAGGCGCAGTGGCAGCAGCAGGGCCACATGCCCAGCTTCGCCGAGTACGTCAGCAACGGGTGGATCACGTCGACGGGGCCTCTCCTGCTGCTCCATGCTCTTCCCGCTGCCGCAGCTGTTCCGCCCATCACGCAGGCCAATGGCGATGCCAAtaatggcgccgccgccggcatCGACTACCCGAGGCTGGTGGAGCTGTCCTCGACCATCTTCCGCCTCTGCAACGACTGCGCGTCGCACGAGGCGGAGTCAGAGCGGGGAGACGCGCCGTCGTCCATCGACTGCTGCATGGCCGAGCCCTGGTGCGCCGGCGGCGAGGAGCAAGCCCGCACCGCCGTCCAGGGCATCATCGCCGAGACCTGGAAGGCGCTCAACTGGgaggtcgtcgtcgccgccgcctccgggTCCGGTGGTAACGACCCCTCCTGCTGCTCATCATCTGCGACAGAAACGACGGAAAGCATGACGACCATGGCCAACCTGTGCCTCAACCTCGCCCGGATCGTCCACTGCATCTACCAGGACGGGGACGGCATCACCTCGCCGACTCATCGCATGAAGCAAATGGTCAAGGACCTGCTCTTCAACCCTATCCATCATGTCCTCTAG